A genomic stretch from Salarias fasciatus chromosome 18, fSalaFa1.1, whole genome shotgun sequence includes:
- the LOC115404841 gene encoding myosin-7-like: MGDAAMAEFGAAAPFLRKSDRERLEAQTRPFDMKKECFVPDPEVEYVKASITSRDGSKVTAETEFGKTVTVNDSDVHPQNPPKFDKIEDMAMFTFLHEPAVLFNLKERYAAWMIYTYSGLFCVTVNPYKWLPVYNQEVVVAYRGKKRSEAPPHIFSISDNAYQYMLADRENQSILITGESGAGKTVNTKRVIQYFASIAAVPSGKKDAAAEKKGTLEDQIIQANPALEAFGNAKTIRNDNSSRFGKFIRIHFDNRGKLASADIETYLLEKSRVTYQLKAERDYHIFYQILSQVKPELLEMLLITNNPYDYAFISQGETTVASINDSEELMATDDAFDVLGFTQEEKNSIYKLTGAIMHYGNMKFKQKQREEQAEAEGTEDADKVAYLMGLNSADLIKGLCHPRVKVGNEWVTKGQNVAQVYYAVGALSKAVYEKMFLWMVLRINNSLDTKQPRQYFIGVLDIAGFEIFEFNTFEQLCINFTNEKLQQFFNHHMFVLEQEEYKKEGIEWTFIDFGMDLQACIDLIEKPMGIMSILEEECMFPKASDTTFKAKLYDNHLGKSSNFQKPRIVKGKPEAHFALVHYAGTVDYNINNWLVKNKDPLNETVVGLFQKSTMKLLATLFANYAGADSAQESGGKGKGGSKKKGSSFQTVSALHRENLNKLMTNLRSTHPHFVRCIIPNETKTPGAMENPLVMHQLRCNGVLEGIRICRKGFPNRILYGDFKQRYRILNPSAIPEGQFIDNKKASEKLLGSLDIDHNQYKLGHTKVFFKAGLLGLLEEMRDDRLALIITRIQARSRGVLARIEYQKIVERRDALLVIQWNIRAFMGVKNWPWMKLYFKIKPLLKSAETEKEMANMKEEFTKLKEAFAKSEARKKELEEKMVSLLQEKNDLQLQLQAEQDNLGDAEERCEGLIKSKIQLEAKIKELTERLEDEEEMNAELTAKKRKLEDECSELKKDIDDLELTLAKVEKEKHATENKVKNLVEEMAAQDEIIAKLTKEKKALQEAHQQTLDDLQSEEDKVNTLTKAKTKLEQQVDDLEGSLEQEKKVRMDLERAKRKLEGDLKLAQESLMDLENDKQQLEERLKKKDFEMSQLNGKIEDEQVMNAQLQKKLKELQARIEELEEELEAERAARAKVEKQRADLARELEEISERLEEAGGATSAQIEMNKKREAEFLKLRRDLEEATLQHESTAATLRKKQADSVADLGEQIDNLQRVKQKLEKEKSELRLELDDVVSNMEQVVKAKNNLEKMCRSLEDQMNEYKTKSEEGQRTINDFSMQKAKLQTENGELTRQLEEKDSLVSQLTRGKQSYTQQIEDLKRQLEEEVKAKNALAHAVQSARHDCDLLREQYEEEQEAKAELQRGMSKANSEVAQWRTKYETDAIQRTEELEEAKKKLAQRLQDAEEAVEAVNAKCSSLEKTKHRLQNEIEDLMVDVERSNAAAAALDKKQRNFDKILAEWKQKYEESQTELEGAQKDARSLSTELFKLKNSYEESLEHLETMKRENKNLQEEISDLTEQIGENGKSIHELEKIRKQLEQEKSDIQTALEEAEASLEHEEGKILRVQLEFNQIKAEIERKLAEKDEEMEQAKRNQQRIVDTLQSSLDAETRSRNEAQRLKKKMEGDLNEMEIQLSQANRQAAEAQKQLKAVHAHLKDTQLHLDESLRANDDMKENIAIVERRSNLLQAEVEELRAALEQTERSRKLAEQELLDVSERVQLLHSQNTSLINQKKKLEADTTQLQSEVEDAVQECRNAEEKAKKAITDAAMMAEELKKEQDTSSHLERMKKNMEQTIKDLQHRLDEAEQIAMKGGKKQVQKLEARVKELENEVESEQKKSSETLKGIRKYERRIKELTYQTEEDRKNLARLQDLVDKLQLKVKSYKKSAEDAEEQANNNLTKFRKLQHELDEAEERADIAESQVNKLRAKTRDVGSKKGLDEE, from the exons ATGGGGGACGCTGCCATGGCAGAGTTTGGGGCTGCTGCTCCTTTTTTAAGAAAGTCAGACAGGGAGCGCCTGGAGGCCCAGACTCGCCCCTTTGACATGAAGAAGGAGTGTTTCGTCCCAGACCCTGAGGTTGAATACGTGAAAGCATCCATCACAAGTCGTGATGGCAGCAAAGTTACTGCTGAGACCGAGTTTGGAAAG acTGTCACAGTAAATGACAGTGACGTCCACCCTCAGAACCCGCCAAAGTTTGATAAAATTGAAGACATGGCAATGTTCACCTTCCTCCATGAACCAGCTGTGCTGTTCAACCTCAAAGAGCGTTACGCAGCATGGATGATCTAC ACCTACTCTGGGCTGTTCTGTGTGACTGTCAACCCCTACAAGTGGCTGCCAGTCTACAACCAAGAGGTGGTTGTAGCTTATAGAGGAAAGAAGAGGAGTGAAGCTCCTCCTCACAtcttctccatctctgacaaTGCGTATCAATACATGCTGGCAG acagagaaaaccagTCAATCCTAATCAC TGGGGAATCAGGAGCTGGGAAGACTGTCAACACCAAGCGTGTCATTCAGTACTTTGCCAGCATTGCTGCTGTCCCAAGTGGGAAGAAAGACGCAGCAGCTGAAAAGAAG GGTACCCTGGAGGATCAAATCATCCAGGCCAACCCTGCTCTGGAGGCTTTTGGGAATGCCAAGACCATCAGGAATGACAACTCATCCCGTTTT GGCAAATTCATCCGTATTCACTTTGACAACCGAGGGAAGTTGGCCTCAGCTGACATTGAAACAT ATCTTCTGGAAAAATCTCGTGTGACCTACCAGCTCAAAGCTGAGAGGGATTACCACATTTTCTACCAGATCCTGTCTCAGGTGAAGCCTGAACTACTGG AGATGCTGCTCATCACCAACAACCCCTATGACTACGCCTTCATCTCCCAGGGAGAGACCACAGTGGCCTCCATCAATGACTCAGAGGAGCTGATGGCTACTGAT GACGCGTTTGATGTGCTGGGCTTCACCCAAGAAGAGAAGAACAGCATTTATAAGCTGACTGGTGCTATCATGCATTATGGTAACATGAAGTTTAAGCAAaaacagagggaggagcaggCAGAGGCTGAAGGCACCGAAG ATGCTGATAAAGTGGCATATCTGATGGGCCTGAACTCTGCTGACCTGATCAAAGGTCTCTGTCACCCAAGAGTCAAAGTGGGAAACGAGTGGGTCACCAAGGGACAAAATGTTGCCCAG GTGTACTATGCTGTTGGTGCGCTGTCGAAGGCAGTGTATGAAAAGATGTTTCTGTGGATGGTACTGAGAATCAACAACTCCCTGGACACCAAGCAGCCCCGCCAGTACTTTATTGGTGTGCTGGATATCGCTGGGTTTGAGATCTTTGAG TTCAACACCTTTGAGCAGCTCTGCATCAACTTCACCAATGAAAAACTGCAACAGTTTTTCAACCATCACATGTTTGTGCTGGAGCAAGAGGAGTACAAGAAGGAGGGGATTGAATGGACTTTCATTGATTTTGGTATGGATCTGCAGGCCTGCATCGACCTGATTGAAAAG CCCATGGGCATCATGTCCATCCTTGAAGAGGAGTGCATGTTCCCCAAAGCATCCGACACCACCTTCAAAGCGAAGCTCTATGACAACCACCTGGGAAAATCCAGCAACTTCCAGAAGCCCAGAATTGTCAAAGGAAAACCAGAGGCTCATTTCGCCCTGGTTCACTACGCTGGAACTGTTGATTATAACATCAACAACTGGCTGGTGAAGAACAAGGACCCTCTGAATGAGACTGTTGTTGGACTTTTCCAGAAGTCGACTATGAAACTACTCGCAACATTGTTTGCAAACTACGCTGGAGCTGATTCAG CCCAAGAATCTGGTGGAAAGGGTAAAGGAGGCTCCAAAAAGAAAGGATCATCCTTCCAAACTGTATCAGCGTTACACAGG GAAAACCTGAACAAGCTGATGACCAACCTGAGGTCCACTCACCCTCACTTTGTGCGCTGCATCATCCCCAACGAGACCAAGACTCCTGGGGCCATGGAGAACCCTCTGGTCATGCACCAGCTGCGCTGTAACGGCGTGCTGGAAGGCATCAGGATCTGCAGAAAGGGATTCCCCAACAGGATCCTCTACGGAGATTTCAAGCAGAG ATATCGCATTTTAAACCCAAGTGCAATCCCTGAGGGACAGTTCATCGATAACAAGAAGGCTTCAGAGAAGCTTTTGGGCTCTTTGGACATAGATCACAACCAGTACAAACTGGGACACACCAAG GTGTTCTTCAAAGCTGGGTTGCTTGGTCTGCTGGAAGAGATGCGAGATGACCGCTTGGCTCTAATCATCACCAGGATCCAGGCTCGATCTCGAGGTGTTCTGGCAAGAATTGAATACCAGAAGATTGTGGAACGAAG GGATGCTCTGCTTGTAATCCAGTGGAACATCCGTGCCTTCATGGGGGTCAAAAATTGGCCCTGGATGAAGCTCTACTTCAAGATCAAGCCTCTCCTGAAATCAGCAGAGACTGAGAAGGAGATGGCCAACATGAAGGAGGAGTTTACCAAACTCAAAGAGGCTTTTGCAAAGTCAGAAGCCCGCAAGAAAGAACTGGAGGAAAAAATGGTCTCTCTGCTCCAAGAGAAGAAcgacctgcagctccagcttcaaGCT GAACAAGACAACCTGGGTGATGctgaagaaagatgtgaggGGTTGATCAAAAGCAAGATTCAGCTGGAGGCTAAAATCAAAGAGCTGACAGAGAGGttggaagatgaggaggagatgAATGCAGAGTTGACAGCGAAGAAGAGAAAGCTGGAGGACGAGTGCTCTGAGCTCAAGAAAGACATCGATGACTTGGAGTTAACTCTCGCAAAAGTGGAGAAAGAGAAACATGCCACTGAGAACAAG GTGAAGaacctggtggaggagatggcaGCTCAGGACGAAATCATCGCCAAGCTgaccaaagaaaagaaagcctTGCAGGAAGCTCATCAGCAAACACTGGACGACCTGCAGAGTGAAGAAGACAAAGTCAACACTCTGACCAAGGCCAAGACCAAGCTGGAACAGCAAGTCGATGAT CTTGAAGGATCCTTagaacaagaaaagaaagttCGCATGGACCTTGAGAGAGCAAAGCGAAAGCTTGAAGGAGACCTGAAATTAGCTCAGGAGAGCCTCATGGATTTGGAAAACGACAAGCAGCAACTTGAAGAGAGGCTGAAAAA GAAAGATTTTGAAATGAGTCAATTAAATGGAAAAATAGAAGATGAACAAGTAATGAATGCCCAGCTCCAGAAGAAACTGAAGGAGTTGCAG GCCCGCattgaggagctggaggaagagctggaagCAGAGCGAGCTGCTCGAGCCAAGGTGGAGAAGCAGAGGGCAGATCTGgccagagagctggaggagatcagcgagaggctggaggaggccggAGGAGCAACATCTGCTCAGATTGAGATGAACAAGAAGAGGGAGGCTGAGTTTCTGAAGCTCCGCAGAGACCTTGAAGAGGCCACTCTGCAGCATGAATCTACGGCCGCCACCCTCAGGAAGAAACAAGCCGACAGCGTCGCTGACCTGGGAGAGCAGATCGATAACCTGCAGAGAGTCAAGCAGAaactggagaaggagaagagcgAGCTCCGGCTGGAGCTGGACGACGTGGTCTCCAACATGGAACAAGTTGTCAAGGCCAAG AACAATTTGGAGAAAATGTGCAGGTCGCTGGAAGACCAGATGAATGAATACAAAACAAAGTCAGAAGAGGGACAGCGCACCATTAATGACTTCAGCATGCAGAAAGCAAAGCTTCAAACTGAGAATG GTGAACTTACAAGGCAGCTTGAGGAAAAGGACTCCCTGGTGTCTCAACTCACCAGAGGAAAACAGTCCTACACTCAACAAATCGAAGACCTGAAAAGACAACTGGAGGAGGAAGTCAAG GCCAAGAACGCTCTGGCCCATGCAGTGCAGTCTGCTCGCCACGACTGTGACCTCCTCAGGGAGCAgtatgaggaggagcaggaggccaaAGCTGAGCTGCAGCGTGGCATGTCCAAAGCCAACTCAGAGGTGGCTCAGTGGAGAACCAAGTACGAAACTGATGCCATCCAGAGGACCGAGGAACTGGAGGAGGCCAA AAAGAAGCTGGCTCAGCGTCTGCAGGATGCTGAGGaggctgtggaagcagtgaaTGCTAAATGCTCCTCTCTGGAGAAGACCAAACACAGACTGCAGAATGAGATTGAAGATCTCATGGTGGATGTAGAGAGgtctaatgctgctgctgctgctctggacaAGAAGCAAAGAAACTTTGACAAA ATCCTGGCAGAATGGAAACAGAAGTATGAAGAGTCTCAAACAGAGCTGGAGGGCGCTCAAAAGGATGCCAGATCTCTGAGCACTGAACTTTTCAAACTGAAGAATTCTTATGAAGAATCTCTTGAACATCTGGAGACCAtgaagagagagaacaagaaCCTTCAGG AGGAAATATCTGACCTCACTGAACAAATTGGAGAGAATGGAAAGAGCATTCATGAGCTTGAGAAGATTcgaaaacagctggaacaggAGAAGTCTGATATACAGACAGctctggaggaggcagag GCTTCACTGGAGCACGAGGAAGGGAAGATTCTCAGAGTCCAGCTGGAGTTCAACCAGATTAAGGCTGAAATTGAGCGTAAGCTTGCAGAGAAAGACGAGGAGATGGAGCAAGCAAAGAGAAACCAACAACGAATTGTGGACACTCTGCAGAGCTCATTGGACGCTGAGACTCGCAGCAGAAATGAGGCCCAGcgtctgaaaaagaaaatggagggAGACCTCAATGAGATGGAGATCCAGCTGAGCCAGGCCAACAGGCAGGCGGCCGAGGCCCAGAAACAACTGAAGGCTGTCCATGCACATCTcaag GACACTCAACTCCACCTCGATGAATCTCTTCGAGCCAATGATGACATGAAAGAGAACATCGCCATCGTCGAAAGACGCAGCAACCTGCTTCAGGCCGAAGTGGAAGaactgagagctgctctggagcaAACGGAGAGAAGCCGCAAACTTGCTGAGCAAGAGCTGCTGGATGTCAGCGAGAGGGTGCAGCTCCTGCACTCACAG AACACCAGCCTCATAAACCAGAAAAAGAAGCTGGAGGCTGATACAACCCAGCTTCAGTCAGAAGTGGAGGATGCTGTGCAGGAGTGTAGGAATGCAGAGGAGAAGGCCAAAAAGGCCATCACTGACGCTGCCATGAtggcagaggagctgaagaaagagCAGGACACCAGCTCTCACCTGGAGCGCATGAAGAAGAACATGGAGCAAACCATCAAGGACCTGCAGCACCGTCTGGATGAAGCTGAACAGATCGCCATGAAGGGAGGCAAGAAGCAGGTGCAGAAGCTGGAGGCCCGG GTGAAGGAGCTTGAAAATGAGGTGGAAAGTGAGCAGAAAAAGTCCAGTGAAACTCTGAAGGGCATCAGAAAGTATGAAAGACGCATTAAGGAACTGACTTATCAG ACCGAGGAGGATCGTAAGAATCTCGCACGCCTCCAAGATCTTGTGGACAAATTGCAGCTCAAGGTCAAATCCTACAAGAAATCAGCAGAGGATGCT GAGGAGCAAGCAAACAATAACCTCACCAAGTTCCGTAAGCTTCAACATGAGCTGGATGAAGCTGAGGAGAGAGCCGACATCGCCGAGTCTCAGGTCAACAAGCTTCGTGCGAAGACCCGCGACGTGGGGTCAAAG aaaggaCTTGATGAAGAATAA